One stretch of Argiope bruennichi chromosome 3, qqArgBrue1.1, whole genome shotgun sequence DNA includes these proteins:
- the LOC129962983 gene encoding myosin-J heavy chain-like — protein MADLHRESLSKLTVAALKDELSARNLPTSGLKDDLIERLREALEREQSCGGISDNVGETNEQSKKAAEEKQKEESALEDKLTQLLSFMTEMKAGQVEMKTEMKAGQAEMKSEMKEINNAVKVANAKVEEFEGRLEEMEKKFEKLKQEMEVQVTEESRESYETPQKFGLAAANQSQNARYMPVVNRPCMKLLPYDGQTSWQVYKTQFAIVAEANGWDPITKARQLASSLRAEAADILRTIPDNEQLNFDALSSALELRFGEKCLKDYSRLQLKTREQKPNETLQELATDIEKLSHLAFSDCPTEVRETLAVQYFVDGVRDVEIQKALRMAETKDLKSALVYAIKFEAAQQASRRDRHFIRGAEVKRDEDPLLKVMTQLLEEFRGMKQRSGEETGKFKRNNARCWKCGAEGHLQRQCQARQDQRPRSLSRNNTQEN, from the coding sequence ATGGCTGATCTTCATCGAGAATCTCTGTCGAAACTCACTGTGGCCGCATTGAAAGACGAACTGTCGGCGAGGAATTTGCCCACATCAGGACTGAAAGATGACTTGATCGAACGTCTTCGAGAAGCTCTTGAAAGAGAGCAAAGTTGTGGTGGTATATCCGACAACGTTGGTGAAACGAATGAGCAGAGTAAGAAAGCTGCGGAAGAAAAGCAGAAGGAAGAATCCGCATTGGAAGACAAATTAACGCAACTTTTGTCATTCATGACAGAAATGAAAGCTGGACAAgttgaaatgaaaacagaaatgaaagcaGGACAAGCAGAAATGAAATCTGAGATGAAGGAAATTAATAACGCCGTGAAGGTAGCCAATGCTAAAGTAGAGGAATTTGAAGGAAGATtagaagaaatggaaaagaaatttgagaaattgaagcAAGAAATGGAAGTTCAAGTTACTGAAGAATCAAGAGAGTCCTATGAAACTCCTCAAAAATTTGGATTGGCTGCTGCAAATCAATCTCAAAATGCTCGATATATGCCTGTTGTCAACAGACCCTGTATGAAATTACTGCCGTATGACGGACAAACATCTTGGCAGGTGTATAAGACGCAGTTCGCCATTGTCGCAGAAGCTAATGGCTGGGATCCAATTACCAAAGCTCGCCAATTGGCTTCTTCTCTCCGAGCCGAAGCTGCAGATATACTGAGGACCATTCCCGATAATGAacagttaaattttgatgctCTTTCAAGTGCCCTAGAGTTGCGTTTTGGCGAGAAATGCCTGAAGGATTATAGCCGACTTCAGTTAAAGACTCGCGAACAAAAACCCAACGAAACACTTCAAGAGCTCGCAACGGACATTGAAAAGCTGTCCCACCTCGCCTTCTCCGATTGTCCTACTGAAGTAAGAGAGACTTTAGCTGTGCAGTATTTCGTCGATGGCGTCAGAGACGTAGAAATACAAAAGGCACTACGAATGGCGGAAACTAAGGATCTGAAGTCCGCTTTAGTCTACGCGATCAAGTTTGAAGCGGCACAACAAGCATCGAGAAGGGATCGTCACTTTATCAGAGGTGCGGAGGTGAAACGAGATGAGGATCCTTTACTTAAAGTTATGACACAACTGTTAGAGGAGTTCCGGGGGATGAAGCAGAGGTCTGGAGAGGAGAcaggcaaatttaaaagaaacaacgcCCGTTGCTGGAAATGTGGAGCAGAAGGCCATCTCCAAAGGCAATGCCAGGCTCGCCAAGATCAACGGCCTAGGAGCCTGTCGAGGAATAATACTCAGGAAAACTAG
- the LOC129962984 gene encoding uncharacterized protein LOC129962984 gives MSKKPSKELELNLLKPTELNEEQKSVAWMLIDEYEELFSCTSGDLGRTKLAEHRIETGNNSPIKQNPRRLPIAKTTEVKDLLRDMQERDVIEPSSSTWASPIVLTRKKDGSTRFCVDYRRLNDVTKRTVIHFHESMTR, from the coding sequence ATGTCGAAAAAGCCTTCTAAAGAACTCGAACTGAATCTGTTGAAGCCCACTGAATTGAATGAGGAACAGAAAAGTGTAGCATGGATGCTTATTGACGAATACGAGGAACTGTTTTCCTGTACATCTGGTGACCTCGGGAGGACGAAATTGGCTGAACATCGAATTGAAACTGGGAATAACTCTCCTATTAAACAGAATCCCCGAAGACTACCAATTGCTAAGACAACAGAAGTTAAAGATCTACTAAGGGACATGCAGGAACGAGATGTCATCGAGCCTTCGTCGAGTACCTGGGCTTCTCCCATCGTGTTAACCCGAAAGAAAGATGGATCTACGAGATTTTGTGTAGACTATCGACGGCTCAATGATGTCACAAAAAGGACAGTTATCCACTTCCACGAATCGATGACACGTTAG